Proteins encoded together in one Drosophila suzukii unplaced genomic scaffold, CBGP_Dsuzu_IsoJpt1.0 scf_7, whole genome shotgun sequence window:
- the LOC139355059 gene encoding uncharacterized protein, which yields MQSVNQESGVHVLLQTSEAHAIVVRTVPAQQGRDSDVAGSERIPYGASPYLRSHRRRTAVRLESISAKNIRPHCSASKKKFLHKGRPDLQINTTAYGLPQLAGNLPPCPIPQQFLRDLPELPLADPKFYETAQIDILVGADVLPSILLSGTRLTGWLSPRSRNHFRVHPNDFSTQISHTVVTFLDRLLTKFWEVEYLPVKKTKTSDLTCEENFLRTTTRDDSGRSSALSQFLRTEQRLKRDIQVKIKYDSVVQEYLDLHHMKEVRPTHNSAFYLLPSASCRAQAGKYNHQAAYPEVVIFPIRLQCRYRVNVSTDMDGNFWSQLRAIPGDSSPAPDVQLSHPKASDDVFSGADSAEDAQLILRELQSALDSAGIPLRKWTSNHKEILADIQSDHLLTTDFLEINTESTAETLGERWKATFDEISFVPQIWQLKSPPRNAKSFPKLPSCLI from the exons atgcagtccgttaatcaggaatctgg tgtacatgtgctcctccaaacgTCCGAAGCTCACGCTATCGTTGTGagaacagtccctgcacaacaaggccgagattccgacgtggcaggatCTGAACGCattccttacggagcgtcaccgtACCTaagaagccatagacgacgtacagccgtcaggctcgagtcaatctctgccaaaaacatccgcccccactgcagcgcctcgaagaaaAAATTCTTACACAAGGGTAGGCCTGacttgcaaataaacacgacggcctatggtcttcctcaattagctggaaacctcccaccttgtccgattccgcaacagtttttacgggatcttcccgaactgccactagcggatccaaaaTTCTACGAGACCGCGCAaatagatattctggtcggggccgacgtactgccatccattctcctaagcggcacccgTTTGACAGGgtggctctctcctcggtcaagaaaccattttcgggtgcaTCCTAACGATTTTTCCACGCAAATCTCGCACACGGTTGTCACGTtcctggataggcttctcaccaaattttgggaggtggagtATCTGCCAGTAAAAAAGACAAAAACTTCCGATTTGACCtgtgaggaaaattttctccggacgactacgagagacgatagcggcag atcctccgcgttatcgcagttcctaagaaccgagcaacgtCTAAAGAGGGACATTCAGGTGAAAAtcaaatacgactccgtggttcaagagtatctcgaccttcatcacatgaaagaagtccgtcctacccataattctgccTTCTACCTTctaccttccgcatcatgccgtgctcaagccggaaagtacaaccaccaagctgcgt atcctgaagtggtgatatttccgatacgtctgcagtgccgatatcgagtAAATGTATCGACAGATATGG acggtaacttttggagtcaattgcgcgccattcctggcgattcgagtcctgcacctgacgtgcagctcagccatccaaaAGCGAGCGACGATGTCttttcgggagctgactccgccgaggacgctcAGCTCATTcttcgcgagctacaaagtgctctagattccgcgggcattccattgagaaaatggacctcaaaccacaaagaaatattagctgatatccaaagcgatcatcttctgacaacagacttcctcgagatcaacactgagagcacagccGAAACTCTCGGCGAACGATGGAAGGCGACTTTCGATGAAATCTCCTTCGTCCCCCAGATTTGGCAACTGAAATCTCCCCcacgaaacgccaagtcctttcccaaattgccaagctgtttGATCTAG